The window AACAAATTGGGGTTAGCATATGCCAGTTCACCAACGCGTTTTGCAATCCAGAGTAGATGGGATCTCGTCGTGATGACTTCACCACATCGTTCACAGAATACCAGTTCTTTCTCGATTGCCTCTTCATAGTTTTCTCTGGTGATGTCAGCAAGATCATATTCCTGCGTATGCTTTATGCCTTCTTTGGTAATACAGTAAGAAACACACTGGCCACAATAAATGCATTTCTCAGGGTGGTAAATTTCGCGTCGGATACCTTTCGTTAAATCATCTTCCTGTGCACGGGCGTTTGCTGGACAAACCTCAACACACGCGCCGCAGAGTACGCACTTATCAAGATTGAATTCGATCTTGCCACGGAAGGCAGGTGCTGCAGGGG is drawn from candidate division WOR-3 bacterium and contains these coding sequences:
- a CDS encoding 4Fe-4S dicluster domain-containing protein, which gives rise to MRKPKLRELGEAIRAIFKGPYTSKFPFKPSPAAPAFRGKIEFNLDKCVLCGACVEVCPANARAQEDDLTKGIRREIYHPEKCIYCGQCVSYCITKEGIKHTQEYDLADITRENYEEAIEKELVFCERCGEVITTRSHLLWIAKRVGELAYANPNLFLVLSQEYGEESIPKSADVPPYRSEHLRYLCPQCRRSVYLHEIWGY